A window of Syntrophaceae bacterium genomic DNA:
CGGTCAGTCCATCCTGGCGAGGCTAAGGGCAAAAAAATCTTGACAAATCGGCCAATCCGGTTAATTTAGGGCTCTCTTTCAAAATCGGTTGTTTCCCTTCAAGAGCGGGCGTAATTCAGAGGCAGAATGTCAGCTTCCCAAGCTGAACGTCGTGGGTTCGATTCCCATCGCCCGCTCCAGAGCATTCAAAGGGTTAAGCGACTCGGCTTGGCCCTTTTTCTTTGTGACAAGGCGTGTGGCGGCCCCGGGCGGCGACACGTCCGACAGGAACGGCATCATGCTGAATTTTCTTCCGTCCTATCTGGTGGGAGCCATCGCGGCATTTCTCCTGGCCCTCAACGTGTTGGTGTGGGTGACCGTCCTGTTCGTCTTCGCCGTCCCGAAATTCCTCCTGCCGTACCCGCCCCTGACCCGGGCGCTGAACCGGGTCCTCCACTGGATCGGGGAGAACTGGATCGCCTGCAACAGCGCCTGGATGCGCCTGACGCAAAAAACGAAGTGGGACGTGCAGGGGCTGGAGGGCCTGAACTATCACGGGTGGTACCTGGTCGTCAGCAACCACCAGAGCTGGGTGGACATCTTCGTGATGCAGCACCTGCTCAACCGCCGCATCCCCCTGCTGAAGTTCTTCATCAAGCGGGAGCTGATCAGGGTGCCGCTGATGGGATTCGCCTGGTGGGCTCTGGATTACCCGTTCCTGTACCGCCACAGCGCCGCGTACCTGGAAAAGCACCCCGAGCAGCGGGGCAAGGATTACGACGCCACGCGCCGGGCCTGCGCGAAATTCGCCACCGTCTCCACGAGCGTCATGAATTTCCTCGAGGGGACGCGCTTCACGAAGGCCAAGCACGAGCGGCAGCAGAGCGAGTACAAACACCTCTTGCGCCCCAAGGCCGGGGGGCTCGCCCTGGCCCTCAACGCGCTGGGCGACAAGTTTCACTCCCTGCTGGACATGACCATCGTCTACCCCGACGGGATCCCGACCTTCTGGGAGTTCATGTGCGGCAGGCTCAGGCGCATCATCGTGCGCATGAGAACCATCGAAATCCCGCGGGAGCTGATGCGCGGCGACTACGAGGGCGACCCTTCCTTCCGGGAGGCCATGCACCGGTGGG
This region includes:
- a CDS encoding acyltransferase — translated: MLNFLPSYLVGAIAAFLLALNVLVWVTVLFVFAVPKFLLPYPPLTRALNRVLHWIGENWIACNSAWMRLTQKTKWDVQGLEGLNYHGWYLVVSNHQSWVDIFVMQHLLNRRIPLLKFFIKRELIRVPLMGFAWWALDYPFLYRHSAAYLEKHPEQRGKDYDATRRACAKFATVSTSVMNFLEGTRFTKAKHERQQSEYKHLLRPKAGGLALALNALGDKFHSLLDMTIVYPDGIPTFWEFMCGRLRRIIVRMRTIEIPRELMRGDYEGDPSFREAMHRWVQQLWQEKDARIEALLAEAGSG